From a region of the Paucidesulfovibrio longus DSM 6739 genome:
- a CDS encoding LytR/AlgR family response regulator transcription factor, whose protein sequence is MKIRTLLVDDEPPARDELAYLLASFPDLEVSEARNASEALSAIRETTPDLVFLDIQMPGRDGFYVLRESLCLPDPPLFVFVTAYNDYAVRAFEENAVDYLLKPVARERLQKSVERVRGLLRRSRESGPLQPELAALVRDAVAGPPSGALVRLTVETGGRIQLLDASEVTHCERQDKHILVHTRTESFPCHGTGTLDELEERLRGQAFFRANRGTLVNLERVREFAPWTGGKYSLVLDDDAGTEVTLSRSRVKDFKQCLGI, encoded by the coding sequence ATGAAGATCCGGACCCTGCTCGTGGACGACGAACCCCCGGCGCGGGACGAGCTGGCCTACCTGCTGGCGAGCTTTCCGGACCTGGAAGTCTCCGAGGCCCGCAACGCCAGCGAAGCCCTGAGCGCCATCCGCGAGACTACGCCCGACCTCGTTTTCCTCGACATCCAGATGCCCGGCCGCGACGGCTTTTACGTGCTCCGCGAATCCCTCTGCCTGCCCGACCCGCCCCTGTTCGTCTTCGTCACCGCCTACAACGACTACGCCGTGCGCGCTTTCGAGGAAAACGCCGTGGACTACCTGCTCAAGCCCGTGGCGCGGGAGCGGCTGCAAAAGAGCGTGGAGCGCGTGCGCGGGCTGCTGCGCAGGAGCCGGGAATCCGGCCCGCTCCAGCCGGAGCTGGCCGCCCTGGTCCGGGACGCCGTTGCCGGACCTCCCTCCGGGGCGCTGGTCCGGCTGACCGTGGAGACGGGCGGGCGCATCCAGCTCCTGGACGCCTCGGAGGTCACGCACTGCGAGCGGCAGGACAAGCACATCCTGGTCCATACGCGCACGGAGAGCTTTCCCTGCCACGGCACGGGAACCCTGGACGAGCTGGAGGAGCGCCTGCGCGGGCAGGCGTTTTTCCGGGCCAACCGGGGCACGCTGGTCAACCTGGAGCGGGTGCGCGAGTTCGCGCCCTGGACCGGGGGGAAATACAGCCTCGTGCTCGACGACGACGCCGGGACCGAGGTCACGCTGAGCCGCAGCCGCGTCAAGGACTTCAAGCAATGCCTCGGCATCTGA
- a CDS encoding LytS/YhcK type 5TM receptor domain-containing protein, which translates to MTYYILNLLLTLIERFGAMLAMGLFVLSLTPLGKLGVIRKPDPRYRLVLAVIFGCFGILGTYGGDVVYESYANLRGVSVITAGLLGGPVVGFGAGLIAGGHRFLIDPSGFSSLPCGLATFLEGCFAGWVFHRLRGNSLNWRVALLVGLVGETTHQIMVLTMAQPFDQALALVKVIAIPMISVNTFGAVLFVQSLHMLFEYRSRRDSSRIHQILDIANKTVGHLRSGLNRESARATASIIWERVPVAAVDIADTTKVLAHIGAGDDHHVSGKALRTRATRKVLRTGAPVFLGSREEIGCDEPGCPLSAAIIVPMRKGGRIVGALKLYGTEDVRLDEVHFELAKGLADLFSTQLELEDIQIKNQLLARAEIRRLQTQINPHFLFNALNTIGSFCRTKPERARALLSELALYMRRNLGADGSFAPLRAELEQVRSYLEIEKARFGERIRSELDVAPDLEDCFIPSLIIQPLVENGVKHGILGREQGGLVRLRVRGEHDLLTVDVEDDGVGIERSRVDALLNGDGEYAGNDHIGVRNCNSRLEQIYGPEHTLRIESRPGQGTRVSFTVPRRSAL; encoded by the coding sequence ATGACCTACTACATACTCAACCTGCTGCTCACGCTCATCGAGCGTTTCGGGGCCATGCTGGCCATGGGCCTGTTCGTGCTCTCGCTCACGCCCCTGGGCAAGCTCGGCGTGATCCGCAAGCCCGATCCGCGCTATCGGCTGGTCCTGGCCGTGATCTTCGGCTGTTTCGGCATTCTCGGCACCTACGGCGGGGACGTGGTCTACGAGTCCTACGCCAACCTGCGCGGGGTTTCGGTGATCACCGCGGGGCTGCTCGGCGGTCCGGTCGTGGGCTTCGGAGCGGGGCTCATCGCGGGCGGCCACCGCTTTCTCATCGATCCGTCCGGGTTCAGCTCCCTGCCCTGCGGGCTGGCGACCTTTCTCGAAGGCTGTTTCGCGGGCTGGGTGTTCCACCGCCTGCGCGGCAACAGCCTGAACTGGCGCGTGGCCCTGCTGGTGGGACTCGTGGGCGAGACCACCCACCAGATCATGGTCCTGACCATGGCCCAGCCGTTCGACCAGGCCCTGGCCCTGGTCAAGGTCATCGCCATTCCCATGATCTCGGTGAACACCTTCGGCGCGGTGCTCTTCGTGCAGTCCCTGCACATGCTCTTCGAGTACCGCAGCCGGCGCGACTCCAGCCGCATTCACCAGATCCTGGACATCGCCAACAAGACCGTGGGCCACCTGCGTTCCGGGCTGAACCGCGAATCGGCGCGGGCCACGGCTTCCATCATCTGGGAGCGCGTGCCCGTGGCCGCCGTGGACATCGCGGACACGACCAAGGTGCTCGCCCACATCGGCGCGGGCGACGACCACCACGTCTCCGGCAAGGCCCTGCGCACGCGGGCCACCCGCAAGGTGCTGCGCACGGGCGCGCCCGTGTTCCTGGGCTCGCGCGAGGAGATCGGCTGCGACGAGCCGGGCTGTCCGCTGTCCGCCGCCATCATCGTGCCCATGCGCAAGGGCGGCCGCATCGTGGGCGCGCTCAAGCTCTACGGCACCGAGGACGTGCGCCTGGACGAGGTGCATTTCGAGCTGGCCAAGGGCCTTGCGGATCTTTTTTCGACCCAGCTGGAACTGGAGGACATCCAGATCAAGAACCAGCTGCTGGCCAGGGCCGAGATCCGCCGCCTGCAAACCCAGATCAATCCCCATTTCCTGTTCAACGCCCTGAACACCATCGGCTCCTTCTGCCGGACCAAGCCGGAGCGCGCGCGGGCGCTGCTCTCGGAGCTGGCCCTGTACATGCGCCGCAACCTGGGCGCGGACGGCAGCTTCGCCCCGCTCCGGGCCGAGCTGGAGCAGGTCCGCTCCTACCTCGAGATCGAGAAGGCCCGCTTCGGCGAACGCATCAGGAGCGAGCTGGACGTGGCTCCCGATCTGGAGGACTGCTTCATCCCCAGCCTGATCATCCAGCCCCTGGTGGAGAACGGGGTCAAGCACGGCATCCTGGGCCGGGAGCAGGGCGGGCTGGTGCGGCTGCGCGTGCGCGGCGAGCACGACCTGCTCACCGTGGACGTGGAGGACGACGGCGTGGGCATCGAGCGCAGCCGTGTGGACGCGCTGCTCAACGGCGACGGCGAATACGCCGGAAACGACCACATCGGCGTGCGCAACTGCAACAGCCGCCTGGAGCAGATCTACGGGCCGGAGCACACCCTGCGCATCGAGAGCCGACCCGGCCAGGGCACGCGCGTCTCGTTCACGGTTCCCCGCCGCAGCGCGCTCTGA